Below is a window of Chitinispirillales bacterium DNA.
ATTGATGAAAAATTTCTAAAAGAAATAAAAATTCCCGCGCTTTGGGAGCCCAATAAGGCGGCGCTTCACCCGGCGGTTTATAAAATAACAATCGACAGAAGCAGACAAAATCAATCGCTTTTTGAATATCTTTTATCAATTGTGTACAATCGATTCGACTTTGTTTCGGAAATAAAGCCGCCGTTTCGTAAAAACGCGATTTCTGTAAGAGGCGGACAATATAATGTAATTCGCGGAGTTTCCGGCAAGTCGGTTATCTACACGCTTTACGACTATGAAACCGATGGAAATTCGCAACAGTTTTTCACTACGAAAAATACAACTAAAGGAATAAAACCGATGAAAATCCGCATTCTTGTTTCACTTGAAACAACTCAAAAGGCGGAACCGAAAGCGCTCAATTTCTATCACGATATAGTAAACGGTATTTTTATTTGGTAATTTTCGGAATATGTTTAGTTTTTCTATCAGACAAAGAAGCGGATTCTCCCAAATACTTTAAAACCGATTCAAACCTTTTTCTATTAGATTCATTCAAATCACTTAAAAGTTTGTGATTTTTATACATTAATTTTGAAAATTCATGCTGATTGCAATAAGAATTTTTTAATTCATTATAATTATCATTTCCGACTTCTGCATCAACAAAAATCTCAAAAAGAGAATTTACATTAACATCCGTGATCGCCTGTAAAACACTTGACGCTTCTTTTGGACCGGAATAAATGATTATCGGTTTTTTCGCCCCTTTTTCCTGCTGCGTTAATCCTATCTGCGCTAAAACGCCTATATCTGAACTATCTATATATTCACAATCCCTCATATCAATAATGACATCTTCTATGTCTTTGTCAATAATCTCGGCTTTTACAAAATCCATAAACCCTTTCATACTTGAATCATACCGGACACTCCCGACAAGTTTGATTTTACATACGCCGACATCATCAGTACAAACTAATACATTACCTTTGACCTTATCATCCATATTTAACCACCAATATTGTTAAGTCAAATTTCTACATAAAAAATAATGATTACTTTAAATCCACAGATGAAATATAATAAATGTTTTTGCAAAATTCACAAACAATTTCAATTTTCTCGTTTAAAGCAATAATTTCTTTCTTTGTTTCATCGTCAAACAGTCGCATAGCCGAAAGCGACATTTCCTTACTGCAAGTGCATTCAAAAGATAAATTTATACTATCCAGAATCTCATATTTTACATCTGAAAATAAATTTTTTAAAATTTTTTCCGGCGTAAAATTTCTTTCAAGCATAGAATTAAACGAAATTCCGTAATTTATATTTTGAATAATTACATCTAATTCAGAAGTATCGTCTTTTGTAAAATCATCGCCGTCAGGAATTTTTTGAATCAAATATCCCCCAGATACTACGGCGCTATTTTTTTCGTTTGGAATTGTCGAAACTGCAACGGCGCTTGGAATTTGCTCGGATTGCGTAAAATAATAAGCGACGTCAGCGCCTATGTCTCCGGTTATGCAATTTATCGTCCCAGAATATGGCTGTTTAAGTCCCAAATCTTTTGTCACGGTAAGCAGAGACGCCGTTCCGACACTTTGATTCAGTTGTGTTTTCACATTGCCCCCGGCGACAAATTCTGTCTGCGGATTTGCGGTATATCCGCGAATTTTACCGTCAGATGTCGCTTCCGAGATCGCTTTGCCGATTCTTCCGTTCCCACGAAACGAAAGCGAAACCCTGTCACGTTTTCCTTTTAGCGTTCCTGCAACAAGTCCGGCTGCGGTAAGGACGTTCCCCAGAATAATTTCTGAAAGCGCCGCGGGATTTTGAATTTTGCAGGCGCAATTTACCGTATCGGTCGTAATTGCCGCATACGCCCTTATTTTCCCCGATTTTGAGATTGCTTTTAGTAGATAATCCGGCATTTATTTCTTCTCTTCGCTAATTGTTCCGTTGCGATATGTCGCAAGTAATTCGCGTAAGTTGTTTATTTTTTCCTTCAATTCCAAACCGACGTCGGTATCGCAAATCAAAATTCGTTTTCGGTTAAACTCAACAATATCACGGGTGGAAACAATGTCCGTTCCGTGCAAAATTGCGTCTTCGGTAGATGAAAACGGTTCGTGTGAAACAAGCGATATTCCCCATGAATTGAAAATTAAAGTATAACCGCCGATGCCCGTGATCGAGTGATACGCTTTTGAGAATCCGCCATCAATAACCATAAGTTTTCCGTTTGCCTTACTTGGTTTCTCGCCTTTTTTCACTTTTACGGGAATATGCCCGTTTATTATGTGCGAGTATTGCGGGTCTAATCCGAATTCCAAAAGAATTTTGTCGCAAACCGCTTCGTTGTCGCGATAATCGTAATAAGGATTTTTCTTTTCGACGTGAAGTTCTTTATCGCTTATATAATACCGTTCAAAAGTCGCCATTTTATCTTTTGCAAAAATCGGAGAATTTTCTCCCGACCATAAATACCATAGTAAATCCTGTCCGAGTAATTTGGATTTTGCATCAGTTGAAAAAAAACCCTGCCGCGCATATTTATCAAAATTGTCAAAAAGTTCTTTACCTTTGTATTTTTTCCCGAACATTTCAATTTCTTTCAACGTTCCGTCAGGATTTAATGGAATACATCCGTGAAACAGCAAATTATCGTTCATACACAAATACATACTTCCATGCGAAAACAAAAACCTCGCGTGAAACTGTAATTTTTCACTTTGAGTAAAAGCGTTTTTCATTTCTTCCATCAATTCCCGCTCGGCTGCAGTCAGTTTGTAAGGAGCGTTAGGATCAATTGTACAAAACCCATCTTTATCGTTTATGGGGTATTCAACGTTATCAATTGTTATAACGTTTCTCAAATAGTCGATTTTTGAAAGCAAAAGCCGTTTTTCCAAATTCCATTTCGGACGACGCATAATCAACTCGCCCTCAAGTTTGAAACGAATTATCGCAATCGCCTTGTGCATTTTGGCAAGTTCGCGTTTTTCGCGTTCCGAAAACATACCGCTTTCGGTTTTCGGCTGATATATAACGCATTCATCTTTTACATATGTACGCAAAGCAAAGACAGCAAGAGGGCGTAAAGAGATTCCGTACCCTTGCTCAATTGTCGTGAAATTGCCGTATCTAAGCGAAATCCGCAAAACTTCCGCCACGCAAATATCGCTGCCGGCGGCGGCGCCCATCCAAATGACGTCGTGATTTCCCCACTGAATATCGACATGATGATATTTAGTAAGAACATCCATAATTTTGTGAGCAAGCGGACCTCTATCAAAAATATCTCCGATTATATGAAGATGGTCAACCGCAAAAATCTGAATTGTCTCGGCAAGAGCGACAATAAAAGCGTCCGCTCGGTCAAGATTTATTATTTCTCGAATTATATTGTCGTAATAATTTTCTTTTTCGCCTTTATGTTCATAAACCAATTCGTCAATTATGAACGAAAATTCTTTAGGCAACGTTTTTTTTACTTTTGAGCGTGTATATTTTTCGGAAACGGCGCTGAAAAATCTTATTAGACGGTGAAGAGTTATTAAATACCATTCCGACAAATCAATTTTTTCCTTACGAATCAGCGCTAATTTTTCTTTAGGATAATAAATTAAAGTCGCAAGTTCGCGAATTTGTTTTTCGGTCATTTCCTTTTCAAAAAGTCGTTCTAACTTTGAACGGATAATCCCCGAAGAGTTGCGCAAAATGTGACTAAACGCCTCGTATTCGCCGTGAATATCGCTGATAAAATGTTCCGTCCCTTTAGGAAGCGACAAAATTGCCTGTAAATTTATTATTTCCGTACAAACCGCATCCACGGTCGGATAAGATTGCGCCAATAATTTCAAATATTCGTTACGCATAAAAGTCCTTTTTATTTCGTATATAAAATACTTTTTCCACTCAAAAAAAGCAAAAAACAACAAAAATTTAATATTATCACTTTTTTTCACACACAATTACAAAAAAATCATATTTTTAATACAATATTAAGTTAATTTCACTAAGAAAGTACGCGTATGGCTGTAAACAAAGAATTAGTTCAGGAATTTGTAAACGGTGCCGTAAGTATTTTGTCGGAAATTTCAATCTTGCTTAAAAATTTCTCAGCGGACGCAAACGACAACTCGTTTGATATTATTCACAAACATACATCAAACCTTACAAAATCGGCAGAATTTATAGGATTGACATCAATTGCGAAATGTCTTAAACAAATTGACAAAATTAATTCCTCCGTAAAAAACAAAAAATTGAAACTATCACATCAATTGATAAATTCCATACAAAATTTATTAGAAAAATTATCTGAAACTATTTCCGCAACAAGAAAAAATTCCGGAAATATAGACGAAAATTCAATAAACTCATTAATCCAAACCGCTCAAAATATAGAAAACGGAATTTTCTACGAGAAGACCGATATTCCTGAAATAGATTACGAAATTCTTCCGGATTTTATTGCCGACACAGCAGAGCATATAGCTTCCGCTGAAGAAAATTTTCTCCTTTTGTCAAAAAAAGGATTCAATCAAAACGTTGTAAATACAGCTTACCGAAATATTCACAGCATAAAAGGAAATTGCGGCTTTATCCATCTATATCAATTGCAGAATTTGTGTCACGTAATGGAAACAATAATGGGTGAAATCCGTGAAAAAATAATAACGGTCGATAATGAAAACGTCTCTTTTCTTTTAAGTTATTTGGATGTCGTTAGAGAAACGGTTTCAAAATTGGAATGCGGCGAAAAAGGAATCGTAAAAGATTTAGATATGCTGATAGAAAAAGCAAAAAATAAATTTCCAACGGCGTTCGGCGTCGAACCTGTAGAGCCGCAGAATTCTATAGTTGAGAAACAAACGCAAAAAATAGAACCGCTTGTATCTGAAAAAATAAATGTTACCGCAAAAATTGAAAAAGAAACGGTAAAAATAGTTTCTACGGAAAAACCAACAACTAAACCTGTAAAAGAAACCGCCGAAAAAAAAGAAAATACCCCGGTTTTTTCAATAAAAAATGCAGCGCAAATGAAAGATGAGATCAACAAATTAATTATAACGGAAGAAATGAAACAAAACTTCATTTCGGATTCAAACGAACAACTTTCTTCTGCGGAAGAAGCTTTTCTTCTTTTGGAAAAAAACGGATTTGAACAAGAAATAATAAATAACGCTTACCGTTACATTCATTCGTTTAAAGGAAATTGCGGCTTTATGCAATTGGAAGACCCAAAAATCATAGGTCATACGATGGAAACAGTTATGCAATTCA
It encodes the following:
- a CDS encoding fructose-1,6-bisphosphatase, coding for MRNEYLKLLAQSYPTVDAVCTEIINLQAILSLPKGTEHFISDIHGEYEAFSHILRNSSGIIRSKLERLFEKEMTEKQIRELATLIYYPKEKLALIRKEKIDLSEWYLITLHRLIRFFSAVSEKYTRSKVKKTLPKEFSFIIDELVYEHKGEKENYYDNIIREIINLDRADAFIVALAETIQIFAVDHLHIIGDIFDRGPLAHKIMDVLTKYHHVDIQWGNHDVIWMGAAAGSDICVAEVLRISLRYGNFTTIEQGYGISLRPLAVFALRTYVKDECVIYQPKTESGMFSEREKRELAKMHKAIAIIRFKLEGELIMRRPKWNLEKRLLLSKIDYLRNVITIDNVEYPINDKDGFCTIDPNAPYKLTAAERELMEEMKNAFTQSEKLQFHARFLFSHGSMYLCMNDNLLFHGCIPLNPDGTLKEIEMFGKKYKGKELFDNFDKYARQGFFSTDAKSKLLGQDLLWYLWSGENSPIFAKDKMATFERYYISDKELHVEKKNPYYDYRDNEAVCDKILLEFGLDPQYSHIINGHIPVKVKKGEKPSKANGKLMVIDGGFSKAYHSITGIGGYTLIFNSWGISLVSHEPFSSTEDAILHGTDIVSTRDIVEFNRKRILICDTDVGLELKEKINNLRELLATYRNGTISEEKK
- a CDS encoding STAS domain-containing protein, with amino-acid sequence MDDKVKGNVLVCTDDVGVCKIKLVGSVRYDSSMKGFMDFVKAEIIDKDIEDVIIDMRDCEYIDSSDIGVLAQIGLTQQEKGAKKPIIIYSGPKEASSVLQAITDVNVNSLFEIFVDAEVGNDNYNELKNSYCNQHEFSKLMYKNHKLLSDLNESNRKRFESVLKYLGESASLSDRKTKHIPKITK
- a CDS encoding Hsp33 family molecular chaperone HslO is translated as MPDYLLKAISKSGKIRAYAAITTDTVNCACKIQNPAALSEIILGNVLTAAGLVAGTLKGKRDRVSLSFRGNGRIGKAISEATSDGKIRGYTANPQTEFVAGGNVKTQLNQSVGTASLLTVTKDLGLKQPYSGTINCITGDIGADVAYYFTQSEQIPSAVAVSTIPNEKNSAVVSGGYLIQKIPDGDDFTKDDTSELDVIIQNINYGISFNSMLERNFTPEKILKNLFSDVKYEILDSINLSFECTCSKEMSLSAMRLFDDETKKEIIALNEKIEIVCEFCKNIYYISSVDLK